A genome region from Pseudarthrobacter defluvii includes the following:
- a CDS encoding DUF4913 domain-containing protein — MNESLGEWDDELEDSGGDATEPDEDDTDAPELFYPNVAEFVSGKLATTYRRQLNVQGGVTWCPQWWKHAEAISRLEALWRAWEFLRLDGTTGMSVWWRDHADHHMSALLSTDGPFKGCSPDDGHRSKLAPLPCEEPPAGLF; from the coding sequence ATGAATGAAAGCCTGGGGGAGTGGGACGACGAGCTGGAGGACTCCGGAGGTGACGCCACGGAGCCGGATGAGGACGACACGGACGCGCCCGAGCTGTTCTATCCGAACGTCGCCGAGTTCGTCAGCGGCAAGCTGGCTACCACCTACCGCCGGCAGCTCAACGTGCAGGGCGGAGTGACCTGGTGCCCGCAGTGGTGGAAACACGCGGAGGCCATCAGCCGCCTAGAAGCGCTCTGGAGGGCCTGGGAGTTCCTGCGCCTGGACGGAACTACCGGTATGAGCGTCTGGTGGCGCGATCACGCGGACCACCACATGTCGGCGCTGCTCTCAACTGACGGGCCGTTCAAGGGCTGCAGCCCGGACGACGGCCACCGATCCAAGCTCGCCCCGTTGCCCTGCGAGGAACCACCAGCGGGACTGTTCTGA
- a CDS encoding MinD/ParA family ATP-binding protein, with protein sequence MMETQALDFPKIDAVLRANGTGEVTINGTSHAIQAEDEAAVLSQALRLITDTAAQLGRPVRVSTTDPDGQGLIVVSPEGIVNEAAPAKPSPRRQQDPMPGATAPAQQAPAPVELAVKETPVLAAPVTFGEAANRLQKPSTAAKAAIPEPVTRRSLKETSFLVSAPVLEPATRGWRGTLTRLGFRMEPSPEELAEREDIRTVSQHWPGPRTVAVVNRKGGANKTPTVVMLSAILARYSGAATVAWDNNESQGTLGWRTEQGNHANSVLDLIDSSQTLLSPSTNAAEIARFVHHQTSDKFDVLRSDENEEGDHEVTAEEVDIAHQVLTRYYRLIVMDSGNTARAANWRRMIHHTNQLVVPVTAIEDRAEAARLTLQTLESRGGHDAALARNAVVIVSESTDAKRSMSGDALKRAKDEARRIADGFAPHVRAVVRIPYDPALVKGPIRYDALQPATQRAWLSAAAAVARGF encoded by the coding sequence ATGATGGAAACCCAAGCACTCGACTTCCCCAAGATCGACGCCGTCCTGCGCGCCAACGGAACCGGCGAAGTAACAATCAACGGCACTTCCCACGCGATCCAGGCCGAGGACGAGGCCGCCGTTCTCAGCCAGGCGCTGCGGCTCATCACGGATACCGCCGCGCAGCTTGGCCGGCCTGTAAGGGTCAGTACCACTGACCCGGACGGCCAGGGCCTCATCGTCGTTTCTCCCGAGGGCATCGTCAACGAAGCCGCCCCTGCCAAGCCCAGCCCCCGGAGGCAGCAAGACCCGATGCCGGGCGCCACCGCCCCTGCGCAGCAGGCACCAGCTCCCGTAGAGCTTGCCGTCAAGGAAACACCGGTCCTTGCTGCCCCCGTCACCTTCGGCGAAGCCGCCAATCGCCTCCAGAAACCCTCGACAGCCGCCAAAGCAGCTATCCCGGAACCCGTCACGCGCCGGAGCCTCAAAGAAACTTCGTTCCTGGTCAGCGCGCCCGTCCTGGAGCCCGCTACGCGCGGCTGGCGTGGCACACTGACCCGCCTGGGCTTCCGCATGGAACCCTCCCCCGAGGAACTGGCCGAGCGCGAAGATATCCGCACCGTGAGCCAGCACTGGCCAGGCCCCCGCACGGTGGCTGTCGTAAACCGCAAGGGCGGAGCGAACAAGACACCCACCGTCGTCATGCTCAGCGCGATCCTGGCCCGCTACAGCGGCGCGGCCACCGTCGCCTGGGACAACAACGAGTCCCAAGGAACACTCGGCTGGCGGACCGAGCAGGGCAACCATGCCAACAGCGTCCTAGACCTCATCGACTCATCCCAGACGCTGCTCTCCCCCAGCACCAACGCGGCCGAAATCGCCCGGTTCGTCCACCACCAGACGTCGGACAAGTTCGACGTCCTGCGCTCGGACGAGAACGAGGAAGGCGACCACGAAGTGACGGCCGAGGAAGTGGACATTGCCCACCAGGTGCTTACCCGCTACTACCGGCTAATCGTCATGGACTCCGGCAACACCGCCCGGGCAGCGAACTGGCGGCGAATGATCCACCACACCAACCAACTCGTGGTCCCTGTAACAGCCATTGAGGATCGCGCCGAGGCCGCACGCCTGACCCTCCAGACGCTCGAATCCCGAGGCGGCCACGACGCCGCGCTGGCACGGAACGCCGTGGTGATCGTCTCGGAGTCCACCGACGCCAAACGCAGCATGAGCGGTGACGCGCTCAAACGCGCCAAGGACGAGGCCCGCCGCATCGCTGACGGCTTCGCCCCGCACGTCCGTGCCGTAGTCCGCATCCCCTACGACCCCGCCCTGGTCAAAGGCCCCATCCGCTACGACGCCCTCCAGCCCGCAACACAGCGTGCCTGGCTTTCCGCCGCGGCTGCCGTTGCGAGGGGTTTCTAA
- a CDS encoding type IV secretory system conjugative DNA transfer family protein — MGAPNSGKRSQLDGETILLWIFITVVALGVGSVTGAVHLGSMIAGDGQKLPANPFELVIGLLTHRVIWPAAATWVLIGFGVVLVSLAVLVVRAVLRRRSKRSRVDAAAQHMAKGRDLRALSLRGATATAERLGVKGSPGVPVGKTVLGGQMVYGSWEDMHIDIWGPRTGKTTSRAIPAILAAPGAALVTSNKRDIVDGTRDVRAADGPVWVFDPQAVALEEPTWWWNPLSYVTDEVRAARLADHFAAGSRGPDAKTDAYFDPAGQDLLAGLLLAAALDGRPITQVHTWLTRPADDEAVDILKAHGFLQTSNAVGGVVNAPEKQRGGVYGTALQMASCLTNRQVARWVTPQGENDERPQFDPAAFVRSKGTLYSLSKEGKGTAGPLVTALTVATVEAAEELAVHSRGGRLATPMVGVLDEAANVCRWRELPNLYSHYGSRGIVLMTILQSWSQGVEVWGRDGMRKLWSAANIKVYGGGVAEAEFLNELAQLVGEYRYSNMTKSRSKQGTSYSHDDDRKERTLDVSDLASFPRGRAIMFASGAPAALLETVPWMSGPQAEAVRSSIAAHDPAKRPAAPAGNRWIAAGAPNE; from the coding sequence ATGGGTGCGCCAAACAGCGGCAAGCGGTCCCAGCTCGACGGCGAGACGATCCTGCTCTGGATCTTCATCACCGTCGTGGCGCTGGGAGTCGGCTCGGTGACCGGAGCCGTTCACCTGGGATCGATGATTGCCGGCGACGGCCAAAAGCTGCCAGCCAACCCGTTCGAACTGGTCATCGGCCTGCTCACGCACAGGGTCATCTGGCCTGCGGCCGCCACGTGGGTACTGATCGGCTTCGGCGTCGTCCTCGTCTCCCTGGCCGTCCTGGTGGTGCGCGCCGTGCTGCGCCGCCGCTCTAAGCGGTCCCGCGTGGATGCCGCCGCCCAGCACATGGCCAAGGGCCGGGACCTGCGGGCACTGAGTCTGCGCGGAGCAACGGCCACGGCCGAGCGCCTGGGCGTGAAAGGCTCACCAGGTGTCCCGGTGGGCAAGACGGTCCTGGGCGGCCAGATGGTCTACGGCTCCTGGGAAGACATGCACATCGACATCTGGGGGCCTCGGACAGGTAAAACAACCTCGCGGGCCATCCCGGCAATCCTGGCCGCCCCGGGGGCTGCGCTAGTGACCTCCAACAAGCGGGACATCGTTGACGGCACACGCGACGTCCGCGCAGCCGACGGGCCGGTGTGGGTCTTCGATCCCCAGGCCGTCGCCCTCGAGGAACCCACCTGGTGGTGGAACCCCCTGTCCTACGTCACCGACGAAGTGCGGGCGGCCCGCCTGGCTGACCACTTCGCTGCCGGCTCCCGTGGCCCGGATGCCAAAACGGATGCCTACTTCGATCCTGCCGGTCAGGACCTTCTGGCCGGACTGCTGCTCGCGGCGGCTCTCGACGGCCGGCCGATCACACAGGTTCATACCTGGCTGACCAGGCCGGCGGACGACGAAGCGGTGGACATTCTCAAGGCCCACGGATTTCTCCAGACCTCGAACGCTGTCGGCGGTGTCGTCAACGCGCCCGAGAAGCAACGCGGCGGCGTGTACGGCACGGCGCTGCAAATGGCATCCTGCCTCACCAACCGCCAGGTCGCCCGTTGGGTGACTCCGCAGGGCGAAAACGACGAGCGGCCGCAGTTCGATCCGGCAGCATTCGTCCGGTCCAAAGGCACGCTGTACAGCCTTTCCAAGGAAGGCAAGGGCACCGCCGGCCCGCTCGTGACCGCGCTGACCGTGGCCACGGTCGAGGCCGCCGAAGAACTCGCCGTCCACTCACGCGGCGGCCGCCTCGCCACACCCATGGTCGGCGTCCTGGACGAAGCGGCCAACGTCTGCCGCTGGCGCGAGCTGCCCAACCTCTACAGCCACTACGGCTCCAGGGGCATCGTTCTGATGACCATCTTGCAGTCTTGGTCCCAGGGCGTGGAAGTGTGGGGCCGCGACGGGATGCGCAAGCTGTGGAGCGCAGCCAACATCAAGGTCTACGGCGGCGGCGTCGCCGAAGCCGAATTCCTTAACGAACTCGCGCAGCTGGTGGGGGAGTACAGGTACTCCAACATGACCAAAAGCCGCTCCAAGCAAGGCACCTCGTACAGTCACGACGATGATCGCAAGGAACGCACCCTGGACGTTTCGGATCTGGCCTCGTTCCCTCGTGGCCGCGCAATCATGTTCGCCTCCGGTGCTCCGGCTGCGCTGCTGGAGACAGTGCCCTGGATGAGCGGCCCGCAGGCCGAAGCGGTGCGGTCATCAATCGCTGCACACGATCCGGCCAAGCGGCCGGCGGCCCCTGCCGGCAACCGATGGATTGCTGCAGGTGCCCCCAATGAATGA
- a CDS encoding ATP/GTP-binding protein gives MFGSKTKHKRTPAGTRTLPAAVVRRPGLRGWRGRGQGEAVYVTAADEWRGTSVQVCGLWPFVGGSGTPIVGVPIGVHTDTGAPFGGDPISWFMHGMINNPSMFVLGLPHYGKSTLVRHIVLGLAGRGINPLILGDLKPDYVDLIEALGGQVISLGPGRGHLNVLDPGEATGAAVRLLSSAEEHRAEASRAADQEAAAQLLAAAVKAEKLAEQLMADSHNRRLNMITALITIVRNAKPSAHEESLIDRALHILDERLDRVPLIGDLIEVIKDAPDELRAIALDRGDMSRYLDATDQLRQSLYSLDGSGRFSDMFSQPTDQPMDLAKPVVFDLSGISDTQRDIQAACLLACWSTGFATVQVAHTLADAGLEPHRNYFVVMDELWRALRSGEGMVDRVDSLTRLNRTEGVGQAMITHTMSDLEALPTESERMKARGFVERSGMVVCGALPGAEMEKLNKAVTLSRAEQARLISWADPGSWTDVGGSRKRVRPGLGKFLFKVGGRPGVPVALKLTSVEKSLHDTNKRWHDEGEN, from the coding sequence ATGTTCGGCAGCAAGACCAAGCACAAGCGCACTCCCGCCGGCACCCGCACGCTGCCGGCCGCCGTCGTCCGCCGGCCTGGCCTTCGGGGCTGGCGCGGACGCGGCCAGGGCGAAGCCGTCTACGTCACGGCCGCCGACGAGTGGCGCGGCACCTCCGTCCAGGTCTGCGGGCTGTGGCCCTTCGTGGGCGGGTCAGGCACCCCCATTGTGGGCGTGCCGATCGGTGTCCACACCGACACCGGAGCCCCGTTCGGGGGAGATCCCATCAGCTGGTTCATGCATGGCATGATCAACAACCCGTCGATGTTCGTCCTCGGACTGCCGCACTACGGCAAGTCCACGCTGGTCCGGCACATCGTCCTGGGCCTTGCCGGCCGGGGGATCAACCCGTTGATCCTGGGCGATTTGAAGCCCGACTACGTTGACCTCATCGAAGCCCTGGGCGGGCAGGTCATCAGCTTGGGGCCCGGCCGTGGGCACTTGAACGTCCTGGACCCTGGCGAGGCCACCGGTGCCGCTGTCCGGCTGCTTTCCTCGGCCGAAGAACACCGGGCAGAGGCCAGCCGGGCCGCGGACCAGGAAGCGGCCGCGCAGCTGCTCGCTGCAGCTGTGAAGGCGGAGAAACTGGCCGAACAGCTCATGGCCGACTCGCACAACCGGCGCCTGAACATGATCACGGCGCTGATCACCATCGTGCGCAACGCGAAGCCCAGCGCGCATGAGGAATCCCTGATTGACCGGGCACTGCACATCCTGGACGAACGCCTGGACCGCGTGCCCCTGATCGGGGATCTGATCGAGGTCATCAAAGACGCCCCCGACGAGCTGCGCGCAATCGCCCTGGACCGTGGCGACATGAGCCGCTACCTGGACGCGACCGACCAGCTGCGCCAGTCGCTCTACTCCCTTGACGGGTCGGGCCGGTTCTCGGACATGTTCTCCCAGCCCACCGACCAGCCGATGGACCTCGCCAAGCCGGTCGTCTTCGACCTCTCGGGGATCTCCGACACGCAGCGGGACATCCAGGCGGCCTGCCTGCTGGCGTGCTGGTCAACCGGGTTCGCCACCGTCCAGGTCGCGCACACCCTGGCCGATGCCGGCCTGGAGCCCCACCGCAACTACTTCGTCGTCATGGACGAGCTCTGGCGGGCGCTACGGTCCGGCGAAGGCATGGTGGACCGCGTTGACTCCCTCACGCGCCTCAACCGGACCGAGGGAGTTGGCCAGGCCATGATCACGCACACCATGAGCGACCTGGAAGCACTGCCTACTGAGTCCGAGCGGATGAAGGCCCGCGGCTTCGTGGAACGCTCAGGCATGGTCGTCTGCGGGGCGCTGCCCGGGGCTGAGATGGAGAAGCTGAACAAGGCCGTCACGCTCTCGCGTGCCGAGCAGGCCCGGCTCATCTCCTGGGCCGATCCCGGGTCGTGGACCGACGTCGGCGGCTCACGCAAGCGCGTCCGACCGGGCTTGGGAAAGTTCCTCTTCAAAGTCGGCGGCCGGCCAGGAGTTCCCGTGGCCTTGAAGTTAACCAGTGTCGAAAAATCGCTCCACGATACAAACAAGCGCTGGCACGACGAGGGGGAAAACTGA
- a CDS encoding SCO6880 family protein — protein sequence MPGLVGCAAQELHVVVPVATAGLFIGLIVTVICFFVGGWAAGLVALLVLGMALAVVSVTDKHNKSVGERAFARLAFRSARRKKANLYRSGPLGLTPWGEYQLPGIAAGSKLYEFADSYGRPFALIHLPSTAHYTVVFGTQPDGASLVDPEQIDAWVANWGGWLASLSNEPAVVAASVTVETAPDSGARLRREVESNIHEDAPAIAKAMLREALETYPQGSATIRAWVTLTFSAAARAGGKRRTADEIARDLASRLPGLTERLESTGAGACAPLNAQELCEVVRVAYDPAAARLIDEAHYQGTPVDLTWGEVGPSAHQAGWDRYRHDSGHSVSWTMTGAPRGHVLASVLARLVAPHGEIARKRVTLLYRPIESGRAAAIVESDQTNALTRASSTSRPTARALVDARAATATAAEEAKGAGLVNFGLVVTATVLSSSALDDAVAVVEGNLGPSARLLMRRVYGSQDSAFAASLPLGLVLPKHLKVPEEIREAM from the coding sequence CTGCCAGGGCTTGTCGGCTGCGCTGCGCAGGAGCTGCACGTCGTAGTTCCCGTTGCCACCGCGGGCCTCTTCATCGGCCTTATCGTCACGGTGATCTGCTTCTTCGTCGGTGGTTGGGCCGCCGGCCTTGTGGCTTTGCTCGTCCTCGGCATGGCACTGGCCGTCGTCTCGGTGACGGACAAGCACAACAAGTCCGTGGGCGAAAGAGCCTTTGCCCGCCTGGCGTTCCGCTCGGCGCGACGGAAGAAGGCGAACCTCTACCGTTCCGGGCCGCTCGGGTTGACTCCCTGGGGCGAGTATCAGCTGCCCGGGATCGCCGCCGGCTCAAAGCTCTACGAGTTCGCGGACTCCTACGGGCGGCCGTTCGCGTTGATCCACCTTCCGTCCACGGCTCATTACACGGTGGTCTTCGGCACGCAGCCTGACGGCGCGTCTCTGGTCGATCCGGAGCAGATTGACGCTTGGGTGGCCAACTGGGGAGGCTGGCTGGCTTCCTTGTCGAATGAGCCGGCCGTCGTGGCCGCTTCAGTCACCGTAGAGACCGCTCCGGATTCCGGGGCGCGCCTGCGCCGGGAAGTCGAGTCGAATATCCATGAGGATGCGCCCGCCATTGCCAAGGCCATGCTGAGAGAGGCGCTGGAAACGTACCCGCAAGGGTCGGCCACGATCCGTGCCTGGGTCACACTGACATTTAGCGCGGCAGCCAGGGCCGGCGGCAAGCGCCGCACCGCCGATGAGATCGCACGCGATCTCGCCTCCCGCCTTCCCGGCCTGACCGAGCGGCTGGAATCCACCGGGGCCGGCGCATGCGCGCCCCTGAACGCTCAGGAGCTGTGCGAAGTCGTGCGGGTCGCGTACGATCCTGCGGCCGCGCGCCTGATCGATGAAGCCCACTACCAGGGCACACCCGTGGACCTGACCTGGGGCGAGGTCGGCCCTTCGGCACATCAGGCCGGCTGGGACAGATACCGCCACGACTCGGGGCACTCGGTGTCCTGGACGATGACCGGAGCACCGCGCGGCCACGTCCTCGCGTCCGTGCTCGCCCGTCTCGTCGCCCCGCACGGGGAGATCGCCCGCAAGCGCGTCACACTGCTGTACAGGCCCATTGAGTCTGGCCGGGCGGCCGCCATTGTCGAGTCTGACCAGACCAACGCACTGACGCGGGCTTCATCCACCAGCCGGCCGACAGCGCGCGCTCTAGTGGACGCCCGCGCAGCGACGGCCACGGCTGCGGAAGAAGCCAAGGGGGCGGGCCTGGTGAATTTCGGCTTGGTCGTCACAGCCACGGTGCTGTCCTCCAGCGCCTTGGATGACGCTGTGGCCGTGGTGGAGGGCAACCTCGGCCCGTCCGCCCGCCTGCTAATGCGCCGGGTCTACGGCTCCCAGGATTCGGCTTTTGCCGCATCGCTGCCGCTTGGCCTGGTGCTGCCCAAGCATTTGAAGGTGCCCGAAGAGATCCGCGAGGCCATGTGA